Genomic segment of Planctomicrobium piriforme:
CAATGTTTACAACTTCGGCATCGAGCACATGCGTTTTGCGTTCGCCGGTGTGAATGGTTCGTTCAGCACGATCGACACCTCGGGCATCCTGTCGAACACCGCGAACAAGTTCCTCGAAGAAGGCTGGGGCGCTGGCGACCAGGCTTGGCGAGAGCTCGCCCGCATCCGTCCCGTTAACGACTTCAAGGATGCGCCGTGCTATCGCCTCGGTGCAAATCTGACCTACGAAAAGATCGGGGCTGGCGGTGAACTGAAGCACGGTTCGCTGAATGAAACCGCATATTCGAACCGTGCGGAGACTTTCGGCAAACTGGTGTCGCTGACCCGGCAGCACATCATCAACGACGACATGAGCGCGTTCACGTCGGTGCAGTACGAGCTGGGCGTGGGTGCGATTGACGCATTCAACGAAATCTTCTGGACGCAGTTTCTCGACAACTCTGCGTTCTTCGCGAGCGGCAATAACAACGTCATTTCCGGGGCTGACTCCTCGCTGGGAATCGCTGGCCTGCAACTGGCCGAAGCCAAGTTCCTGAAGCAGAAGAAGCCGTCGGGACAACCGCTGGCCGTCAAGCCGGAAATCCTGCTGGTGCCAGTCGAGTTGAAGGCGACCGGCGACACGCTGATGACTTCAGAAAAGCTCATCACGGGATCGGGCGGTGTGCAGGGTGACACCAACACATTCCGGAACCGCTTCAAAGTGGTCACAAGCCCATATCTGAGTGATTCGAGCTATACCGGCTACAGCGCGGCTGCATGGTACTTGCTGGCCGATCCTGTCCGGATGCCGACGATGGACGTTGTGCTGCTGCAGGGCCGCGACCGTCCCATCGTTGAAAGCCAGTTGGAAAGCTTCAACG
This window contains:
- a CDS encoding phage major capsid protein, producing MKTLNTPSEVMCAALCQSAMLPNIEDHFDDEILQRAEDKYHGHIRLNQALCHAAVGNGYDGSNVYNFGIEHMRFAFAGVNGSFSTIDTSGILSNTANKFLEEGWGAGDQAWRELARIRPVNDFKDAPCYRLGANLTYEKIGAGGELKHGSLNETAYSNRAETFGKLVSLTRQHIINDDMSAFTSVQYELGVGAIDAFNEIFWTQFLDNSAFFASGNNNVISGADSSLGIAGLQLAEAKFLKQKKPSGQPLAVKPEILLVPVELKATGDTLMTSEKLITGSGGVQGDTNTFRNRFKVVTSPYLSDSSYTGYSAAAWYLLADPVRMPTMDVVLLQGRDRPIVESQLESFNVLGVQFRGYHDFGCVKYEYRGGVRAAGS